In one window of Candidatus Caldatribacterium sp. DNA:
- a CDS encoding RNA-binding S4 domain-containing protein → MRLDKFLKVSRLIKRRPVAQLACRSERVLVNGKVAKPAYQVKVGDIITLRAPDWEMTVEVLSLSAPRGEEESMYRVLKMEKKEE, encoded by the coding sequence ATGCGACTTGATAAATTCCTGAAGGTTTCCCGACTCATCAAGCGTCGCCCGGTGGCGCAACTTGCCTGCCGGAGCGAGCGGGTGCTCGTGAACGGGAAGGTCGCAAAACCTGCGTACCAGGTGAAGGTGGGGGATATCATCACCCTGCGGGCTCCTGACTGGGAGATGACCGTTGAGGTCCTTTCTCTTTCTGCGCCCCGGGGGGAAGAGGAGTCCATGTACCGGGTGCTCAAGATGGAGAAAAAGGAGGAATGA
- a CDS encoding phosphoribosyltransferase, with translation MGKGQKRTFEALLERVRLLVPLVRGWNPDCIVGVNASGMLLASVLSGILEKEVRALGLSEEPPEVLWESVGDLSGKRVVAVVRSFSSERERDFLEHFLKERGALSVLTMVIVGKGGDYSCFPELEGDGLFSWEEECDLINS, from the coding sequence ATGGGAAAAGGCCAAAAGAGAACCTTTGAAGCGCTCTTAGAACGGGTTCGGCTCCTTGTGCCCCTTGTGCGGGGATGGAATCCCGATTGCATTGTGGGTGTGAATGCCTCCGGGATGCTCCTTGCAAGTGTCTTAAGTGGCATCCTTGAAAAGGAAGTGCGAGCTCTGGGGCTTTCTGAGGAACCCCCTGAGGTCCTCTGGGAATCGGTGGGGGACCTTTCGGGGAAGCGGGTTGTGGCCGTGGTGCGTTCCTTTTCCTCCGAAAGGGAACGGGATTTCCTCGAGCACTTTCTGAAAGAGCGGGGCGCCTTATCGGTCCTCACCATGGTTATCGTGGGGAAGGGTGGGGACTACTCCTGCTTTCCTGAACTCGAAGGGGATGGGCTCTTCTCCTGGGAAGAAGAATGCGACTTGATAAATTCCTGA
- the mfd gene encoding transcription-repair coupling factor — MSLREIFSELHLVEEELLRKSSLSLSLPVSFASLLSLFLGERYPVLQVVPHPGERARAFAELTAFSKFFGLEVPVLEGNLEGTFRGVALQKELKDHKRGVLVLAVSDIRKNVEELSYFLSHSFLLEKNAHVDREKLLELLLFLGYERVETVKEEGQVAVRGEVLDLFPPHLEEPVRTYWWGNVLERLRTFDPETQRTKGDVESLFVPPRSGEFRMVELRKVLERWARIVLWEGVFLEGVPFNVPYAVCFGIEKGEKLSLPVERAPSFQGDLGACLRFLKEARKQVVLFLPQEKGESLAELLRNEGIGEDKVLIAEGFLRRGLLFSRWAFLGEEDVFGYAFARGKERRRVTPQELLTSLSPGDYVVHEEEGIGIFQGLREMVVGGVRRVYLEIAYAGGDRLYVPIEQAHLVEKYIGVGEAKPEIHRLGKDDWKRTKERVRRSVEKIARDLLELYARRHIEKGYAFPPDTPWQRELELSFPYLETPDQKRAIEEVERDMESPRPMDRLVCGDVGYGKTEVAVRAAFKAVMGGKQVAVLAPTTLLSEQHYLTFTERMKNFPVQIAVLNRFRSPEEQREILEKTARGEIDILIGTHRLLEKDVQFKNLGLLIIDEEQRFGVMHKEHLKKLRTNIDVLTLTATPIPRTLYLSLLGIRDISVIETPPEGRKPVYTLVLPRNLKTIEEAIRRELERGGQVFYVCPRIRDLFRVEQEIRSLFPDLPLAVAHGRLRGRELEGIMERFYRGEIPLLLSTTIVEIGIDVPRANTIIVDFAPFFGLAQLYQLRGRVGRFDREAYAYFLYPKNLTPEARERLEALLEFGGTGSGLKLALRDLEIRGAGNILGTEQHGFIQEVGFSLYMKLLEEEIARQRGEDGGFSGPEPVIRLREEAFIPSSYIENETERLRFYQRLFTARTEKDRKELAEEMEDRFGRMPEEVRRLFAITCLRSYAKITQVASIEERSDGIYLAAPLDVLMRYREEGKNLGIEGKVVADEARVFLRFPRVPTATLCALFERVANHGGTEKNR, encoded by the coding sequence ATGAGTTTGCGGGAAATTTTTTCGGAACTCCACCTTGTGGAGGAGGAACTCCTCAGGAAGTCTTCCCTTTCGCTTTCTCTTCCGGTTTCCTTTGCCTCTCTCCTTTCGCTTTTCCTTGGAGAGAGGTACCCGGTCCTCCAGGTTGTGCCTCACCCTGGAGAGCGTGCCCGGGCCTTTGCCGAGCTTACGGCATTTTCAAAATTCTTTGGTCTTGAGGTTCCCGTCCTTGAGGGGAACCTTGAGGGGACCTTCAGGGGAGTGGCGCTTCAGAAGGAACTCAAAGACCACAAGCGGGGGGTTCTTGTCCTTGCGGTTTCAGATATCCGAAAGAATGTGGAAGAGCTCTCGTACTTTCTCTCCCACTCCTTCCTCCTTGAGAAGAATGCCCACGTGGACCGGGAAAAGCTCCTCGAGCTCCTTCTCTTTCTGGGGTACGAGCGGGTTGAGACCGTAAAGGAGGAGGGCCAGGTGGCGGTTCGGGGGGAGGTGCTCGATCTTTTCCCGCCGCACCTTGAGGAGCCGGTCCGGACGTACTGGTGGGGGAATGTCCTGGAGCGCCTGCGCACCTTTGACCCCGAAACCCAGAGGACAAAAGGCGATGTGGAGAGCCTCTTTGTTCCTCCCCGAAGCGGCGAGTTCCGCATGGTTGAGCTCCGGAAGGTTCTCGAGCGCTGGGCAAGAATCGTCCTCTGGGAAGGGGTATTCCTTGAGGGAGTGCCTTTTAACGTACCCTATGCGGTGTGCTTTGGGATTGAAAAGGGGGAAAAGCTTTCTCTTCCTGTGGAGCGTGCGCCTTCTTTCCAGGGGGATCTCGGTGCCTGCCTCCGCTTCCTCAAAGAGGCGAGAAAACAGGTAGTCCTCTTTCTCCCCCAGGAAAAGGGAGAGTCTCTTGCGGAACTCCTGCGCAACGAAGGGATTGGAGAGGATAAAGTTCTCATTGCAGAGGGTTTCCTCCGGAGGGGCTTACTCTTTTCCCGGTGGGCCTTTTTGGGGGAAGAGGATGTCTTCGGGTACGCTTTTGCCCGGGGAAAAGAACGGCGAAGGGTTACCCCTCAGGAGCTCCTTACCTCTCTTTCTCCCGGGGATTACGTGGTCCATGAGGAGGAAGGCATCGGCATTTTCCAGGGTCTGCGGGAAATGGTGGTTGGAGGAGTCCGCCGGGTGTACCTCGAGATTGCCTACGCAGGGGGCGACAGGCTCTACGTGCCCATCGAGCAAGCCCACCTTGTGGAGAAATACATCGGCGTTGGAGAGGCAAAGCCTGAAATCCATCGTCTGGGAAAGGATGACTGGAAGCGGACGAAAGAAAGGGTCCGCCGCTCGGTGGAAAAGATTGCCCGGGACCTTCTTGAACTCTACGCCCGGCGGCATATTGAAAAAGGGTACGCCTTTCCTCCGGACACTCCCTGGCAGAGAGAACTCGAGCTCTCCTTTCCCTACCTTGAGACCCCCGACCAAAAGCGAGCTATTGAGGAAGTCGAACGGGATATGGAGAGCCCCCGTCCCATGGACAGGCTCGTGTGCGGGGATGTGGGGTATGGGAAAACAGAAGTCGCCGTACGGGCAGCCTTTAAGGCCGTTATGGGTGGGAAGCAGGTTGCCGTCCTTGCCCCGACGACGCTTCTTTCTGAGCAGCACTACCTCACCTTCACGGAGCGCATGAAGAATTTCCCGGTCCAGATTGCCGTTCTCAATCGTTTCCGGAGTCCCGAGGAGCAGAGGGAAATCCTCGAAAAGACCGCCCGGGGAGAAATCGACATCCTCATCGGGACGCACCGCCTTCTTGAGAAGGATGTACAGTTCAAGAATCTCGGGCTTCTCATCATCGACGAGGAACAGCGCTTCGGAGTCATGCACAAGGAGCACCTCAAGAAACTCCGCACCAACATCGACGTTCTGACTCTTACTGCCACGCCCATTCCCCGGACGCTCTACCTTTCCCTTTTGGGAATCCGGGACATAAGCGTCATCGAGACGCCTCCGGAGGGCCGAAAACCAGTATACACCCTTGTCCTTCCCCGGAACCTGAAGACCATTGAGGAGGCGATTCGGCGGGAGCTCGAGCGGGGAGGGCAGGTTTTCTACGTATGCCCCCGAATTCGGGACCTCTTCCGGGTTGAGCAGGAAATCCGTTCCCTTTTCCCCGACCTTCCCCTTGCTGTGGCCCACGGGAGGCTCCGGGGTAGGGAACTTGAGGGAATCATGGAGCGATTCTACCGGGGGGAGATTCCCCTTCTCCTTTCCACGACGATTGTGGAAATCGGGATTGACGTCCCCCGGGCCAATACCATCATCGTGGATTTTGCCCCCTTTTTCGGTTTGGCGCAGCTCTACCAGCTCCGGGGCCGGGTGGGGAGGTTTGACCGGGAGGCCTATGCCTACTTCCTGTACCCGAAGAACCTCACCCCGGAAGCCCGGGAACGCCTCGAAGCCCTCCTTGAGTTCGGGGGGACAGGATCGGGTCTCAAGCTTGCCCTTCGGGACCTTGAAATCCGGGGGGCAGGGAACATTCTGGGGACAGAGCAGCACGGTTTCATCCAGGAAGTGGGCTTTTCCCTCTACATGAAGCTCCTTGAGGAGGAGATTGCCCGCCAGCGGGGAGAGGACGGAGGATTCTCCGGTCCAGAACCAGTCATCCGCCTCCGGGAGGAAGCCTTCATTCCCTCCTCCTACATCGAGAATGAGACCGAGCGCCTCCGTTTCTACCAGCGTCTCTTCACCGCGCGGACCGAAAAAGACCGAAAGGAACTCGCCGAGGAGATGGAGGACCGCTTCGGGAGAATGCCGGAGGAAGTCCGTCGCCTTTTTGCCATTACATGTCTCCGTTCTTATGCTAAAATAACTCAGGTTGCAAGCATTGAAGAGCGGAGCGACGGTATCTACCTTGCCGCACCCCTTGATGTGCTCATGCGGTACAGAGAAGAGGGAAAGAATCTCGGTATAGAAGGGAAAGTGGTAGCAGACGAGGCACGGGTTTTCCTCCGTTTCCCCCGGGTGCCCACTGCTACGCTCTGTGCCCTTTTTGAGAGGGTGGCAAACCATGGAGGAACGGAAAAGAACCGGTGA
- the mazG gene encoding nucleoside triphosphate pyrophosphohydrolase → MEERKRTGELFEELVATVARLRGENGCPWDREQTRESLKPLMLEELYEAFDAIDRQDEGALREELGDMLLHIVFHAQIGREKGTFTIEDVLAHIIAKMHKRHPHVFGEEEVRDVDEVLLNWEKIKDRERKKGGMLASLPKGLPALLRAFSMQARVARVGFDWKNAEEVEKKVEEEWREFKEAWKAKDSKRLEEEWGDLIFALVNLARHLGIQPEDALQKACDRFAERFAFVEESLKALGKNIAEASLEEMDALWEKAKREPLKRS, encoded by the coding sequence ATGGAGGAACGGAAAAGAACCGGTGAACTCTTCGAGGAGCTCGTTGCGACGGTGGCCCGGCTTCGGGGGGAGAACGGCTGTCCCTGGGACCGGGAACAGACCCGGGAGAGCTTGAAGCCCCTCATGCTTGAGGAGCTCTACGAGGCCTTCGATGCCATAGACCGTCAGGATGAAGGAGCTCTCCGGGAAGAGCTCGGAGACATGCTCCTCCACATCGTCTTTCACGCCCAGATTGGTCGGGAAAAAGGTACCTTCACCATTGAGGACGTTCTCGCTCACATCATCGCCAAAATGCACAAACGACATCCCCATGTTTTTGGGGAAGAGGAAGTGCGCGACGTTGACGAGGTTCTCTTAAACTGGGAGAAAATCAAGGACAGAGAGCGCAAAAAGGGGGGAATGCTCGCCTCTCTTCCCAAAGGCCTTCCGGCTCTCCTTCGGGCCTTCTCCATGCAGGCTCGGGTCGCCCGGGTGGGGTTCGACTGGAAGAACGCCGAAGAGGTGGAAAAGAAGGTTGAAGAGGAGTGGCGGGAATTCAAGGAGGCGTGGAAAGCGAAGGATTCGAAGCGCCTTGAGGAGGAATGGGGGGACCTCATTTTTGCCCTGGTGAACCTTGCGCGGCACCTTGGCATTCAGCCTGAAGATGCCCTGCAGAAAGCCTGCGATCGTTTTGCCGAGCGATTCGCCTTTGTGGAGGAGAGTCTGAAAGCCTTGGGGAAGAATATCGCGGAGGCCTCCTTGGAGGAGATGGACGCCCTATGGGAAAAGGCCAAAAGAGAACCTTTGAAGCGCTCTTAG
- a CDS encoding 50S ribosomal protein L25/general stress protein Ctc, giving the protein MKQREVVTVTLERRQELGKGGARKLRRLGYVPAVLYSRESSKGSEPLKIRLGELERLLRIPGVTHHILELSIDGEKRRGIIKDIQYNPVKNEIWHVDFYEVKADQKISITVPVVIQGEAKGVKAGGILELATPELEVECFPDAIPEAIVVDVTNLEIGDAIHVRELKVPEGVTIAENPDEVVVVITPPEVVAEEEAPAEEEPEAPKVIARGKEEKEK; this is encoded by the coding sequence ATGAAGCAGAGAGAGGTAGTTACGGTAACACTTGAGCGACGCCAGGAACTGGGCAAAGGCGGAGCAAGAAAACTCCGTCGCCTGGGATACGTTCCTGCTGTTCTCTACTCCCGGGAGAGCAGCAAGGGCTCAGAGCCCCTGAAAATACGCCTTGGGGAACTCGAGCGCCTGCTCCGTATTCCTGGAGTGACGCACCACATTCTTGAGCTCTCCATTGACGGAGAGAAGCGCCGGGGAATCATCAAGGATATCCAGTACAATCCGGTGAAGAACGAAATCTGGCACGTCGACTTCTACGAGGTAAAAGCCGACCAGAAGATTTCCATCACCGTTCCAGTAGTCATCCAGGGAGAGGCCAAAGGCGTCAAGGCCGGAGGTATTCTTGAGCTGGCCACTCCAGAGCTTGAGGTCGAATGCTTCCCGGATGCCATTCCTGAGGCCATTGTGGTGGATGTGACGAATCTTGAAATTGGCGACGCAATCCACGTCCGGGAGCTCAAGGTTCCCGAGGGCGTCACCATTGCCGAGAATCCTGATGAAGTTGTCGTCGTCATTACTCCACCTGAGGTTGTGGCCGAGGAAGAGGCTCCGGCGGAGGAAGAACCGGAAGCTCCGAAGGTTATTGCCAGGGGTAAAGAAGAGAAGGAAAAATGA
- a CDS encoding ribose-phosphate pyrophosphokinase — protein MFNFIDMTQHLKVFSGSANPPLAQEICWYLDIPLGRVDLGRFPNGEIRVRIEESVRGCDVFVIQPTSPPANDHLMELLIMIDALHRASAARITAVIPFYGYCKQDRKTKGREPISAKLVANLLVTAGADRILTMDLHAGQIQGFFDIPVDNLAAQSLLARYFAAKNLENVVVVSPDVGGTARARNFASRLGVDLAVIDKHRPSYSEVMVMNVIGDVKGRTAIIVDDLIDTAGTLVEGAEALLERGAKEVYACATHPLFSEPALDRIRDSAIKEVVVTNTIHLDREELARRVGDKVKVLSVAPIFAEAIKRIHGERSVSELFI, from the coding sequence ATGTTCAACTTCATCGATATGACGCAGCACCTTAAGGTCTTTTCGGGGAGTGCCAATCCACCCCTTGCGCAGGAAATCTGCTGGTACCTTGACATTCCCTTAGGGCGGGTGGACCTTGGCCGTTTCCCCAATGGGGAGATTCGGGTGCGGATTGAAGAAAGTGTGCGCGGATGCGACGTCTTTGTGATTCAGCCCACTTCTCCTCCGGCCAATGACCACCTCATGGAGCTCCTCATCATGATTGACGCCCTCCATCGGGCTTCTGCGGCGCGCATTACGGCCGTCATTCCTTTCTACGGGTACTGCAAGCAGGACCGAAAGACCAAGGGAAGGGAACCGATTTCCGCAAAACTCGTTGCCAATCTCCTCGTGACTGCGGGGGCGGACCGGATTCTCACCATGGACCTCCACGCCGGGCAAATCCAGGGCTTTTTCGATATCCCGGTGGATAACCTCGCAGCTCAGTCCCTTCTTGCCCGGTACTTTGCCGCTAAGAACCTCGAGAACGTCGTCGTGGTGAGCCCCGATGTGGGGGGTACGGCCCGGGCAAGGAATTTCGCGAGCCGTCTGGGGGTCGACCTTGCGGTGATCGACAAGCACCGCCCAAGCTACTCTGAGGTTATGGTTATGAACGTCATTGGAGACGTCAAGGGGAGAACCGCTATCATTGTCGACGACCTCATCGACACTGCGGGAACCCTCGTTGAGGGGGCGGAGGCGCTCCTTGAACGGGGGGCAAAGGAGGTCTACGCCTGCGCAACGCATCCCCTTTTCAGCGAACCGGCTCTTGACCGAATACGGGATTCGGCTATAAAAGAAGTTGTGGTGACGAACACCATCCACCTCGACCGGGAGGAACTCGCCCGCCGGGTGGGGGACAAGGTTAAGGTTCTCTCGGTGGCGCCGATTTTCGCCGAGGCCATCAAGCGCATCCACGGAGAACGTTCCGTGAGCGAACTCTTCATATAG
- a CDS encoding aminoacyl-tRNA hydrolase, protein MFLVVGLGNPGKRFAETRHNAGFRVVELVAERLQCPWKSADRFSWARGMVGEKTVYLVKPLTFMNLSGEGLLAFFAHHGHAFEDMVVVHDELDFPPGVVRIKRGGGVAGHRGLQSLVEALGRNDFVRVRVGIGKPEGKDLVVDHVLGIPEGEERVLLEAAERKAAEAVLYILEHGVEKAMSIYNAREGKRERDGQEEAC, encoded by the coding sequence GTGTTCCTGGTTGTGGGACTTGGGAACCCGGGGAAGCGCTTTGCCGAGACCCGGCACAACGCCGGATTTCGGGTTGTCGAGCTTGTAGCAGAACGCTTGCAGTGTCCGTGGAAGAGTGCTGACCGCTTCAGCTGGGCCCGGGGAATGGTCGGAGAGAAAACGGTATACCTCGTGAAGCCCCTGACCTTCATGAACCTGAGCGGAGAGGGACTCTTGGCCTTTTTTGCCCACCACGGACACGCTTTCGAGGATATGGTTGTCGTCCACGATGAGCTCGATTTCCCCCCAGGGGTGGTGCGGATAAAGCGGGGTGGGGGAGTGGCGGGCCATCGGGGTCTCCAGTCTCTTGTTGAGGCGCTGGGGAGGAATGACTTCGTCCGGGTGCGGGTGGGCATCGGGAAGCCAGAGGGAAAGGACCTTGTCGTGGACCATGTGCTTGGAATTCCTGAAGGAGAGGAAAGGGTACTCCTTGAGGCGGCGGAGAGAAAAGCTGCCGAGGCAGTACTCTACATCCTCGAGCATGGTGTGGAGAAAGCCATGAGCATCTACAACGCCCGGGAGGGGAAAAGAGAAAGAGATGGACAGGAAGAAGCTTGCTGA
- a CDS encoding glycerate kinase, whose translation MGDFLAPCLIDPYFMTTYGVGELLLESIVFGAQGVVLELPGRFPYDGGMGMLEALGVCFFDERGRELTGVGDNLERVAYLDLSSFLKKPENFRVTLLLGDREGPPVRGIDHFAHVLSLYTGEFPRNFREVSGIGMSLGVFWNIEIATRGEAHG comes from the coding sequence TTGGGCGATTTCCTTGCCCCCTGCCTTATTGACCCGTACTTCATGACGACGTATGGGGTTGGTGAGCTCCTCCTTGAGAGCATCGTCTTTGGGGCCCAGGGGGTGGTTCTTGAGCTTCCCGGGAGATTCCCTTACGATGGAGGTATGGGGATGCTCGAGGCGCTGGGGGTGTGCTTTTTTGACGAGCGAGGACGGGAGCTCACCGGAGTGGGGGACAACCTGGAAAGGGTGGCGTACCTTGACCTTTCCTCTTTCCTGAAAAAGCCCGAGAACTTTCGAGTTACCCTTCTTCTTGGGGACAGAGAAGGACCTCCGGTGCGGGGTATCGACCATTTCGCCCATGTTCTTTCCCTGTACACCGGAGAATTCCCTCGAAACTTCCGGGAAGTGAGTGGCATCGGCATGAGCCTTGGAGTCTTCTGGAATATCGAGATTGCTACAAGGGGGGAAGCCCATGGCTGA
- the glmU gene encoding bifunctional UDP-N-acetylglucosamine diphosphorylase/glucosamine-1-phosphate N-acetyltransferase GlmU, protein MQTWALVVLAAGLGKRMRSPLPKIFFPALGKPLVAYLIASGASLGFGPLFLVVSPSVLERARELFGESVTVVPQEAPLGTGDAARTVLPFLPESIENLLIVYADMPLLSQETLKKLCTFLEETHSDLVFATSFSSDPSGFGRVVREGERIRIVEEKDCSPEERAIQEVNIGIFALRKSLAQELLPLLENRNAQGEFYLTDLVALAQEQGYRVAPCAFPWSEEFTNVNTPSDFARVLEILRERKLEELFSLGVKILDPRSVYIDWDVTVGEDVWVYPGVIVEGKSVIAPHVHLGPFTRIVESTIGERSVVTYSVVEYSRLAEDVQVGPFAHLRPGTELARGVRIGNFVEVKNSVVGEGTKALHLSYLGDATIGKAVNIGAGTITCNFDGKKKNPTFIEDGVFIGSNNALVAPVRIGRGAYTAAGSTITRDVPPYALGLGRARQVNIEGWARRKLEEG, encoded by the coding sequence GTGCAGACGTGGGCCTTGGTGGTGCTTGCAGCGGGACTGGGGAAGCGGATGCGTTCTCCTCTCCCTAAGATTTTTTTTCCTGCCTTAGGAAAGCCCCTGGTTGCGTACCTCATTGCTTCGGGGGCTTCCCTTGGCTTTGGGCCCCTTTTCCTCGTGGTATCCCCTTCCGTTCTTGAAAGGGCAAGGGAGCTCTTCGGTGAAAGTGTGACGGTTGTGCCCCAGGAGGCTCCTCTTGGGACGGGAGACGCAGCTCGGACGGTGCTCCCCTTTCTCCCGGAGAGCATAGAAAACCTCCTCATCGTCTACGCCGATATGCCCCTTCTTTCGCAGGAGACGCTCAAAAAGCTCTGCACGTTCCTGGAAGAGACGCATTCCGATCTCGTCTTTGCCACTTCCTTTTCCTCTGACCCTTCGGGTTTTGGACGGGTAGTGCGGGAGGGGGAAAGGATTCGAATTGTGGAGGAGAAGGACTGTTCCCCGGAGGAGCGTGCCATCCAGGAAGTCAACATAGGGATTTTTGCCCTGCGGAAATCCCTTGCCCAGGAGCTCTTGCCCCTTCTTGAGAACCGCAACGCCCAGGGGGAGTTCTACCTCACCGACCTTGTGGCTTTAGCGCAAGAGCAAGGGTACAGAGTAGCGCCCTGTGCTTTTCCTTGGAGCGAGGAGTTCACGAACGTCAACACCCCTTCGGACTTTGCAAGGGTTCTTGAGATTCTGAGGGAGCGCAAGCTCGAGGAGCTCTTTTCCCTGGGGGTGAAGATTCTCGACCCCCGGAGTGTCTACATCGACTGGGATGTCACTGTGGGAGAGGATGTGTGGGTGTACCCGGGAGTGATTGTGGAGGGGAAAAGCGTTATTGCTCCCCATGTGCATCTTGGGCCCTTCACGAGGATTGTGGAGAGTACCATTGGGGAGCGGAGCGTTGTGACCTATAGCGTTGTTGAGTACTCCCGCCTTGCGGAGGATGTGCAGGTTGGACCTTTCGCGCATCTCCGGCCGGGTACAGAGCTTGCCCGGGGGGTGCGGATTGGGAATTTCGTGGAGGTGAAGAATTCGGTCGTCGGCGAGGGAACGAAAGCCCTGCACCTTTCATACCTTGGAGACGCAACGATTGGAAAAGCGGTGAATATCGGTGCGGGGACCATCACCTGCAATTTCGACGGAAAGAAGAAGAACCCCACCTTCATTGAGGATGGGGTCTTCATCGGGAGCAACAATGCCCTTGTTGCCCCGGTGCGCATCGGCAGGGGTGCGTACACTGCCGCCGGTTCCACCATCACCCGGGATGTTCCCCCGTACGCCCTTGGTTTGGGGAGGGCAAGGCAGGTCAATATCGAGGGATGGGCGAGAAGAAAGCTGGAGGAAGGGTGA